Proteins from one Chelonia mydas isolate rCheMyd1 chromosome 14, rCheMyd1.pri.v2, whole genome shotgun sequence genomic window:
- the LOC122462959 gene encoding uncharacterized protein LOC122462959, translating to MQVEKVGCWRSGLDGPRSCREKFLQAWNEKLKLQPCPISPQVPNCPSPSSIPTQGQWPGAEPVPFSLRGALLHPSCRPGDNALYFLAVVTALDHSGSTPVSFVAPGGCSRHTPRTPAGIRPCDKDPGPFYKELAGLPLAWEGDSEEELLQICASDLLLGSSLRKRPRLLPPNRKMHVEVWKRRSASHPLEEGARSPVPLEYSHLVDAMVMTEPADISEVESFYRQFTPWPRRRGSCRSTRAAHAQTESVSPVREADEAAHLQHRLWGAEGSGFEQHSKSNCKRAMASISTLILAAKQPGDTAWSEHLPPKKRYIQY from the coding sequence ATGCAGGTTGAGAAAGTtgggtgctggaggagtgggctagACGGGCCCAGGTCCTGCAGGGAGAAGTTCCTACAAGCTTGGAATGAAAAGCTGAAACTCCAGCCTTGCCCCATCTCTCCGCAAGTGCCAAACTGCCCGTCCCCCAGCAGCATTCCAACCCAGGGGCAGTGGCCTGGGGCTGAGCCTGTACCTTTCTCTCTCAGGGGGGCTCTGCTGCATCCCAGCTGCCGCCCTGGTGACAATGCCCTTTACTTCCTGGCAGTGGTGACTGCACTGGACCACTCAGGCTCCACCCCTGTGTCCTTTGTGGCACCTGGGGGCTGCTCCAGGCACACACCCAGAACTCCAGCTGGAATACGACCCTGTGACAAAGATCCAGGTCCTTTCTACAAGGAGCTGGCAGGCCTGCCCTTGGCCTGGGAAGGGGACTCTGAGGAGGAGCTCCTCCAAATCTGTGCTTCAGACTTGCTGCTGGGCTCCTCTCTGAGGAAGAGGCCGCGGCTGTTACCCCCGAACAGGAAGATGCACGTAGAGGTATGGAAAAGAAGAtcagcctcccacccactggaGGAGGGTGCGAGAAGCCCGGTCCCTCTGGAGTACAGTCACCTGGTAGATGCCATGGTAATGACAGAGCCCGCCGACATTTCTGAGGTGGAATCTTTCTACCGGCAATTCACCCCCTGGCCAAGGAGACGAGGCTCTTGCAGGAGCACTCGGGCGGCTCACGCCCAGACAGAGAGCGTGTCGCCCGTCAGGGAAGCAGATGAGGCTGCCCACCTGCAGCACAGGCTCTGGGGAGCGGAAGGCAGTGGCTTCGAGCAGCACTCCAAGAGCAACTGCAAGAGGGCCATGGCCTCCATTTCCACCCTCATCCTGGCTGCCAAGCAGCCCGGAGAC